ttttttagaaactaGAACTTTTGCAATTACAATAAAAACATACAATCACATTGGTTTGAATCTGTAGTTTTATTTGGCTATAAATGTAATATACCAATTTTGGTCTataagataatttatttaactatatatgTGACTaagaataatattaaaatatgattaaatcaaataaggttatttgaattattttcttaataaactCATAGAGAGATATCAAAATGTACATCAAATAAGCaaacaaataaaagttcatGTAGATATTATATCGAGAAGCGAACTGTCTCAATTGCATTCTCGAAATGAGAAAAAATGTTCGTATAGATTCTGAAGTGTACAAGGGTTTAGTGTTAACATCATAGGAACTCTAAAACCCCAACATCATATAAACAGATTACTCTGTTAAAATGTTCGGTGTATAAAATTTGTTGACCAAAAACGTTTAGCCTTCCTCTCCATGTACATGTTCTTACTTTGGATTTTTCTCTTCAAGATGCAATTTTTTTGTGGATACTTGGGGTATCAGATGCATAATGTAGCTGTGGACCACTCATAATTTCCtgcaaaagagaaaaatatagcTTAGAAACCAAAGGcatcttcaaaaaaatttctaaaaaaggTGTTTTGTTGATTCATACATGTAGTGAAGTCGTGGACAATGGACTTTTGATGTAGATATTATTATTCCGGTTCCTTGTAGGTCGTTTGCTTCCGCCAATGTTAGTGGGGAGCATGCTTTCTTCAGCTAGTGTCTTGAGTCTGTTAAGCTCAGGCAAAACAACATTCCCCAAGTCAGGTCTGTCTTTGCGTCTTAACTCAGCACACTGTACAGCAAGTTTGGCGGCAACCAAGGCCTCTTCGAGTGGCCAGTCAGGCACAGAAGGGTCTAACATCTCAGCGAAAGTTCTGTTTTCGATTGCTCTCTCGACGTGATAAGTCAAACCCATTGGTGGCTTAGCTGTAAGTATTTGCAAAAGCATAATCCCAAACGAGTAAATGTCTGATTTAGTCCCCAACATGCCGGTCTTCTGGTATTCTGGATCAATGTAACAGAATGTTCCAGCTGTTGACGTCATTCTATATTGAGTTGCAGTGTCAGCAACCGATGGAGGGACTAGCCTGGCCAAGCCAACATCAGAGATCTTGCTGACGTAATGCTGGTCAAGCAAAATGTTTCCTGGTTTAAGGTCACGGTGCACCAGAGGCTCCGGTTTCATCTGGTGGAGGAAATGAAGACCGGTTGCGATTTCAGCAGCTATGCGAAATCTTAGCTGCCAAGAAAGGGCTGGAGAGTTTCCTCGTCTGAAAAGACAGTCGTCTAAGCTACCGTTTGCCATGTATTCATAGACTAAACATCCGTATTCCGGACATGCTCCAAGTAGGAGAACCATGTTTGGATGTCTCATAGAGGTTAACACTTCAACCTCTTGCTGGAACTGAGACCTTCCCTGTGCTGCGTCTGGTCTTAGTACTTTTATTGCCACTTGAGTAAAATCCAGTGTTCCCTTGTAAACAGGACCATAGCCTCCTTCTCCAATCTTTCGACTCGGTGAAAAATCTTCAGTGGCTTCTTCAATCTcctcaattatatattttctgtatCTCAAATCAGTTGTTTTCACTACAGACTTGTTATTTTCCTCAATAATATGCTTTGTCTTTTGAGCTTCAAGTTCTGCTATTCTGTGAGCTGCTACTGCAGTTTCAATGGCTACTCTGCTCTTTTCTTTCTCACTCTCAGCCATTGCCATTGCTTCTTCCTTCGAAAGTCTTACCTCTTCGAGTTTACGTTCCTTATCTGCTTTCCACTTGTGTAACTCAGTAGCCTGAGCAGAGATGGATCAGATAATGAATAAGTTAGGTGTGAGATTGAATCAGAGTGAAATTAGTTTTAAACATACAAACATACCGCCTTCTTAGCAGAGATTGCTTCCTTGCATGCACTGTTATACATGTCCATTGTATGCTTTAGCTCCATTTTCAGCTTTCTCATCTCGGCTTCAATCTCATCCTGTCAGTTCTTGATTAATCAgtagaaattaaattaaattaaattaaaaagaacgTTTCTCATGCAAATGTGTGTGCATGCTTACTTGGGTAGATAGGGAACATGAAGGTCTCCCGGAGCTTGAAGAGAAGGCTGTATATGAAGAGCCAAGATCGATGGACTGCTTATCCGAAGAGGATGAGGTCGCAAAACTAATACGATTTTCTTCATAATCAGAGTTGACTGAGAGGCGGGGAACCTCAATATGGTCATCAAAGGAAGGGAACATAAGATCCACGCTTGGTCTTCCACTACTCACAAATGATATGTCGGAGTCTGTCATTGAGGGCTGGTATCTGCCTTCGTATCCTCTTCTCATAAAGGGAGACCTATTCAACATTATTGGTTCGGTCGCCTTTAGTTTAAACTATGGAAAAGAATGTAACAAGTTATATAGGAGGTGGTAACAAACTTACTTAATCTCTATCTGGATCTCGTCATGTATTCTATGCATTGTATGTTGCCTCCTTTCAACTGCATTTGATCACTAAGGTTAATAAAAaatcgtttataaaaaaaaaactatgtgaTATTTAATTAGAACAGCAAACTTATTCACATATACCATTCATATTGCTCCGCATAGTGGAGTTGGGAAGTGAAGATGTTGCAGACTTCATGGAGGAGATTTTTCCTTTAGAGATTGAATAAACTGTACAGAAACTCGGTGCCCTTTTCATGACGGTGTTTGAAACATCCGCTGCTTTGAACCTTAAAAGATTCATTTTGGATGCACCGAGTACTAGAGTCTCGATTGCATTCTTTTGAACATAATCAAGTATTCCTTTAGCCGCACTTATGTCCTCCACAATCACGTCTTGGCAGAGGACCTGTTGttacaagaacaagaagaatgaCTTAAAAATGAACAGAAAAAGATAGCCAAAAAGGGGTGAAAACGCACGTCTTTTCTAGCACAATAGCAGCGGAATGGAAGAAACAATTCTGTCCCGTCATCGCCTGACCTATTTGGGTAAGACCCTGCAATTAACAACAACAGAAACATTAATTCAACTTCATGAAACAaaggatttaaaaatatcattcatACCTGAATAGGGAAGAGAAGGGAACTGTTTGAGTTTGACGTGAAGAAGAGTAAGAGTCTGGCCTTTGCTAACAAGGTTGTCTACCGTCCATTTCAATGCGTTCTGACTCTCTTTGTCTCTGTCGATGGCCAATGTAATgatttcttctcttttctcgCCGCTTTTCATCATTGTTTTTTCACTTCCCTTGTGTGTATGGTTGGTTTATGCAACAAACAGATACTTGatgtgtttatatataaattgcAACTATGTTTGAATATGCTAATTTTAGCAAATACAGCCCAACAAATCTCTCTTTCTATGTGATCAAATATACAAAGAGTGAGTGAGTGCATCTAGGTGCACTATTCCTGATGTTACAGAACTTGTTGCGTCTCTGGGTTTGACCAGATACCAACAAATATTATCTGAAAATGAAACAAACTTGTTGTTTAGTTCAAATTCGGATTCATACATGTTGACTAAAAGCCTGCCAAGGAGAGAGACTGCCATGTTTGGGTTTAGCGTTTTGACAAATATAGACAGATGAGGGAATCATGTGTTCGGTTGATTATAGACGaaacagaaaattaaaaaaagggaATTGAGTAATGCTGTTGTATGATGTAATCTTAAAAGCACATCACAGGTCAGCAATTCAAGTTTCACCACAAACCTATTATTAGAATATGCTTTTGATGCAAAGCCTTCTCTTTACCATTCATTTCGTCTCTCAGCTGTGTCTTCCAACTCAAGCTGTAACATTGTCTTCCTTCTCAAGAGGGTACGCGCCTCTAATGCAGGTGCGTTCCTTCGACGCCATGATGGTACCAGTAGTGTCTCTCCTCTTACTTTTCCTCCTATCCACACCCATCCATGGTCTTTCGGATTCCGAAGCAATCATCAGGTTTAAGAAATCTTTAGTTGTTGGCCAGCCAAATGCATTGGCCTCATGGGACGATAAAACTCCTCCCTGCACTTGGGCTGGTGTCTTGTGCAACAGAGGCTCTGTCTGGGGACTGCAAATGGAGAATTTGGAGCTTTCCGGTTCTATAGACATTGACGCATTGGCGGGTTTGACATCTTTGAGGACTTTAAGCTTCATGAACAACAAGTTTGGAGGACCACTCCCAGAGTTCAAGAAACTCTCTGCTCTCAAGTCGCTTTATCTGTCCAACAATCAATTCGAAGGAGAGATACCAATGAATGCTTTTGAAGGTATGGGGTGGCTGAAGAAGATCTATTTGGCCCAAAACAAGTTTACCGGTGAAATTCCAATATCCATGGCCACACTGCCAAAGCTTTTAGAACTGAGAGTTGATGGGAACCAATTCACTGGAAAAATACCAGAGTTTGAACACAAGCTCCACATGTTAAACCTTTCAAACAATGCATTTATAGGTCATATCCCTGAGATTCTCAGCATGATGGATCCAAAGGTGTTCCAAGGTAACAAAGGCTTATGTGGAAAACCTCTGGAAACAGCATGTGATACACCTATCAATGAACTTCCTCCACAGCTTGAGG
The sequence above is drawn from the Brassica napus cultivar Da-Ae chromosome A8, Da-Ae, whole genome shotgun sequence genome and encodes:
- the LOC125577276 gene encoding U-box domain-containing protein 34-like, producing the protein MAMAESEKEKSRVAIETAVAAHRIAELEAQKTKHIIEENNKSVVKTTDLRYRKYIIEEIEEATEDFSPSRKIGEGGYGPVYKGTLDFTQVAIKVLRPDAAQGRSQFQQEVEVLTSMRHPNMVLLLGACPEYGCLVYEYMANGSLDDCLFRRGNSPALSWQLRFRIAAEIATGLHFLHQMKPEPLVHRDLKPGNILLDQHYVSKISDVGLARLVPPSVADTATQYRMTSTAGTFCYIDPEYQKTGMLGTKSDIYSFGIMLLQILTAKPPMGLTYHVERAIENRTFAEMLDPSVPDWPLEEALVAAKLAVQCAELRRKDRPDLGNVVLPELNRLKTLAEESMLPTNIGGSKRPTRNRNNNIYIKSPLSTTSLHV
- the LOC106418776 gene encoding U-box domain-containing protein 35-like, translating into MMKSGEKREEIITLAIDRDKESQNALKWTVDNLVSKGQTLTLLHVKLKQFPSLPYSGSYPNRSGDDGTELFLPFRCYCARKDVLCQDVIVEDISAAKGILDYVQKNAIETLVLGASKMNLLRFKAADVSNTVMKRAPSFCTVYSISKGKISSMKSATSSLPNSTMRSNMNVERRQHTMHRIHDEIQIEIKSPFMRRGYEGRYQPSMTDSDISFVSSGRPSVDLMFPSFDDHIEVPRLSVNSDYEENRISFATSSSSDKQSIDLGSSYTAFSSSSGRPSCSLSTQDEIEAEMRKLKMELKHTMDMYNSACKEAISAKKAVCLYV